GCACGTGCCGGGCGTCACCGGCATCTGGAAGGACCTCAGCGACAACGTCAACCTGATGGCCAAGAACCTCACCATGCAGGTGCGGAACATCTCGGAGGTCGCGGCGGCCGTCGCCAACGGCGATCTGACGCGGACGGTGACGATCGAGGCGCGCGGTGAGGTGGCGCAGCTCGCGGACACCTTCAACACCATGGTGAAGACGCTGAGTTCGTTCGCCGAGCAGGTCACCAAGGTGGCCCGCGAGGTGGGTACGGACGGCATCCTCGGCGGTCAGGCGCACGTGCCGGGTGTGGCGGGCACGTGGAAGGACCTCACCGAGTCGGTGAACCAGATGGCGTCCAACCTGACCGGTCAGGTGCGCAACATCGCCATGGTGACCACCGCTATCGCCAAGGGTGACCTGACGAAGAAGATCGACATCGACGCGCGCGGTGAGATCCTGGAGCTGAAGACGACGATCAACACGATGGTCGACCAGCTGTCCTCGTTCGCCGAGGAGGTCACCCGGGTGGCCCGTGAGGTGGGTACGGAGGGCCAGCTGGGCGGTCAGGCGCGCGTGCGGGACGTCGACGGCACCTGGCGGGACCTGACGGAGTCCGTGAACGAGATGGCCGGGAACCTGACCCGGCAGGTGCGTGCCATCGCGCGCGTGGCGACCGCGGTGACCCGCGGGGACCTGAACCTGAAGATCGACGTGGACGCCTCGGGCGAGATCCAGGAGCTCCAGGACTACATCAACAAGATGATCGCCAACCTGCGCGATACCACGATCGCCAACAAGGAGCAGGACTGGCTGAAGGGCAACCTGGCCCGGATCTCCGCGCTGATGCAGGGCCGCCGCGATCTCGACGACGTGGCGTCGCTGATCATGAGCGAGCTGACGCCGGTGGTGTCCGCGCAGCACGGGGCGTTCTTCCTGGCGATGCCGCTGGCCGACGACAAGGACCTGGGCGGCGACAACGACGACCAGTACGAGCTGCGGATGCTCGGGTCGTACGGCTACTCCATGGGCTCGATGCCGACGTCGTTCCGGCCGGGTGAGGGGCTGGTGGGCACGGCCGCCAAGGAGAGGCGGACGATCCTGGTGGAGAAGGCGCCCAGCGGTTACCTGAAGATCTCCTCCGGGCTCGGCGAGGCGCCGCCCGCGCAGGTGATCGTGCTGCCGGTGCTGTTCGAGGGCACGGTGCTCGGCGTCATCGAGCTGGCCTCGTTCACGCCGTTCACGCAGATCCAGAAGGACTTCCTCAACCAGATCGCCGAGATGATCGCGACCAGCGTCAACACCATCTCCGTCAACACCAAGACGGAGGTGCTGCTGAAGCAGTCGCAGGAGCTGACCGAGCAACTGCGTGAGCGGTCGGCCGAGTTGGAGAACCGGCAGAAGGCGTTGCAGGCGTCCAACGCGGAGCTGGAGGAGAAGGCCGAGCTGCTGGCGCAGCAGAACCGCGACATCGAGGTGAAGAACACCGAGATCGAGGAGGCCCGGCAGGTCCTGGAGGAGCGCGCCGAGCAGCTCGCGGTGTCGATGCGCTACAAGAGCGAGTTCCTGGCGAACATGTCGCACGAGCTGCGTACGCCGCTGAACTCGCTGCTGATCCTGGCGAAGCTGCTCGCCGACAACGCGGACGGGAACCTGACGCCGAAGCAGGTGGAGTTCGCGGAGACGATCCACGGTGCCGGCTCCGACCTGCTGCAGCTGATCAACGACATCCTCGACCTGTCGAAGGTCGAGGCGGGCAAGATGGACGTCTCGCCGACGCGGATCGCGCTGGTCCAGCTCGTCGACTACGTGGAGGCCACCTTCCGGCCGCTCACCGCGGAGAAGGGCCTCGACCTGTCGGTGCGGGTCTCGCCCGAGCTGCCGGCCACCCTGCACACGGACGAGCAGCGCCTCCTCCAGGTGCTGCGCAATCTGCTGTCGAACGCGGTGAAGTTCACCGACTCCGGCTCGGTGGAGCTGGTGATCCGGCCCGCGCGGGACGACGTTCCGCAGGCGATCCGGGAGCAGCTGCTGGAGGCCGGTTCGCTGACCGACCCGGAGGCGGACCTGATCGCGTTCTCGGTGACGGACACGGGCATCGGGATCGCGGCCAGCAAGATGCGGGTGATCTTCGAGGCGTTCAAGCAGGCGGACGGCACGACGAGCCGGAAGTACGGCGGTACGGGCCTCGGGCTGTCCATCTCGCGGGAGATCGCGCAGCTGCTCGGCGGTGAGATCCACGCGCAGAGTGAGCCGGGCCGCGGCTCGACGTTCACGCTGTACCTGCCGCTGCACCCGGGTGAGCTGCCGCCGCACGGCTATCCGCAGGCGGTGCCGTCGTTGTCGGGCGGTGAGGCGCCGGCGCTGGAGTCCGGGCCGTCGGATGTGGCGATCGAGACGCCGGCCGAGGTGCGGTCGTACCGCGAGACGCAGAACGGCGCGGCGGCGCTCTTCCGGCGGCGGCGCCGGGCCTCCGCGGCCGAGCACCGGTCGCCGGCGCCGGAGCAGTGGCGGGCCGCGGAGGAGGGGGCGCCGCAGTCGCGTCCCGGGATCCGGTTCGGCGGCCAGAAGGTGCTGATCGTCGACGACGACATCCGCAATGTGTTCGCGCTGACCAGCGTCCTGGAGCAGCACGGCCTGTCGGTGCTGTACGCCGAGAACGGCCGGGAGGGCATCGAGGTGCTGGAGCAGCACGACGACGTGGCCGTGGTCCTGATGGACATCATGATGCCGGAGATGGACGGGTACGCCACGACCACGGCGATTCGTCGGATGCCGCAGTTCGCCGGACTGCCGATCGTCGCGCTGACCGCGAAGGCGATGAAGGGGGACCGGGAGAAGGCGATCGAGTCCGGTGCGTCCGACTACGTCACCAAGCCGGTCGATCCGGATCACCTGCTGACGGTGATGGAGCAGTGGATGCGCGGGGAGTGACGAACGTGCGGGCCGGGCGCCGGGAGGTGCGCCGAGGAGGTGCGCCGGGCGGGTGTGCGGTCGTGGCGGGACGTGTGAGAGTCGGTGCGGGTTGCCGGCTCGGCGTGGCGGAGAGCGTGTGGTCCTACGCGATTCTGGGAACCTTGTCGTCCCGGCTTTCGTTTGCGGTACGTGCACAGTGACATCGCGGTGACAGGGTGTGGTGACAGGCGGGGTGCGGCTACGATGACCGGCACGAGGACGGGCGGCGCAACGGAGTCGTCCAGTGGGGCGGCGCCCGGTGCACTGCCGGGGCGAGGAGGGCGGGCCATGGTGCAGAAGGCCAAGATCCTCCTGGTCGATGACCGGCCGGAGAATCTGCTGGCGCTGGAGGCGATCCTCTCGGCGCTCGATCAGACACTGGTGCGGGCATCCTCCGGGGAGGAAGCGCTCAAAGCACTGCTCACGGACGATTTCGCGGTCATTCTGCTGGACGTCCAGATGCCGGGCATGGACGGGTTCGAGACCGCCGCGCACATCAAGCGGCGGGAGCGGACCCGGGACATTCCGATCATCTTCCTCACCGCGATCAACCATGGTCCGCACCACACCTTCCGTGGTTATGCGGCGGGCGCGGTGGACTACATCTCCAAACCGTTCGACCCGTGGGTGCTGCGCGCGAAGGTCTCGGTCTTCGTCGAGCTGTACATGAAGAACTGCCAGCTGCGGGAGCAGGCGGCGCTGCTGCGGCTCCAGTTGGAGGGCGGCGGCAAGGGCGCGGTCGGCGGCGGCAAGGAGGCGGCCGGACTGCTCGCGGAGCTGTCCGCGCGGCTGGCGGCGGTCGAGGAGCAGGCCGAGGCGCTGTCGAAGCAGCTGGACGACGAGTCGGCGGACGCCGCGGCGGTGGCCACGGCGGCGCATCTGGAGCGCAAGCTGACCGGGCTGCGGCGGGCGTTGGACGCGCTGGAGCCGGGGACCGGCGGGGCCCCGCCGGTGCACTCGGAGAACTGACGGGTCCGCCGGGCCCGTTGCCGGTGGGCCCGCCCGTGAGCGCGCGTCAGTTTCCGTCCCCCGCAAGGGCGACACGAACGGGTGAAGCAGGAGGCACACGTGTCCCCTGACGACTCCCCCGGTAATCTCACATCCATGGCCTCACGTCCCTCCGCAGCCAAGAAGCCGCCCGCGAAGAAGACGGCTGCTCCCGCGAAGGCTCCGGTGAAGAGGGCCGCCGCGAAGAAGCCGCCCGCGAAGAGGGCTCCGGTCAAGAAGGCGCCCGCCAGGAAGGCCGCGGCGAAGAAGGCCCCGCCGCAGCCGGCGCCCAGCCCGACCGGAGGTCTCTACCGGCTCGTCCGCGCGCTCTGGCTCGGCCTCGCGCACGCCGTCGGCGCCGTCTTCCGCGGCATAGGGCAGGGCGCGAGGAACCTCGACCCCGCGCACCGCAAGGACGGCGTCGCGCTGCTGATGCTCGCCCTCGCGCTGATCGTCGCCGCGGGCACCTGGTCGAATCTGCGCGGCCCCGTCGGCGACCTCGTCGAGATCATCGTGACGGGCGCCTTCGGGCGGCTCGACCTGCTGGTGCCGATCCTGCTCGCGGTGATCGCCGTACGGCTCATCCGCCACCCCGAGAAGCCCGAGGCCAACGGCCGGATCGTGATCGGCCTGTCGGCGCTGGTCGTGGGCGTGCTCGGCCAGGTCCACATCGCCTGCGGCTCGCCCGCGCGCAGCGACGGCATGCAGGCCATACGCGACTCCGGCGGCCTCGTCGGCTGGGGCGCGGCGACCCCGCTGACGCACACCATGACCGAGGTGCTGGCGGTGCCGCTGCTGGTGCTGCTCACCGTCTTCGGGGTGCTGGTGGTCACCGCCACGCCGGTCAACGCGATCCCGCAGCGCCTGCGGCTGCTCGGCGTGCGGCTGGGCCTGGTGCGGGACCTGGAGCCGGAGGAGTTCGGCGAGGACGACGAGCGCTACGAGGAGCAGTGGCGCGAGGCGCTGCCCGCGCGCCGGCGCGTGCGCCCCGCCGAGGCGCACGACCCCGAGGACGCGGAGCAGGAAGCGCCGACGCGGCGCCGGGGCCGGCCGCGGCGCTCCGCGGTGCCGCAGTCCGGCGCGGACCGCCCGATGGACGCCGTGGACGTCGCCGCGGCCGCCGCCGCGGCGCTCGACGGCGCCGTGCTGCACGGGATGCCGCCGTCGCCGGTCGTCGCCGACCTCACCCAGGGGGTGAGCGCCGGGGACCGCGAGCACACGGCGACCACCCCGGCCCCGGCGGCCGCCCCGGCGCCGACCCCGGTGCCGGCCGCGCGGCCCGAGCGGGAGCAGCCCGGGCCGGCCGTGCCCGATCTCACCAAGACGCCGCCGAGCCGCCCCAGGGACCTGCCCGCGCGCGCGGAGCAGCTCCAGCTGTCCGGGGACATCACCTACGCCCTGCCCTCGCTCGACCTGCTCACGCGCGGCGGGCCGGGCAAGGCGCGCAGCGCCGCAAACGACGCGATCGTCGAGTCGCTGACCACCGTCTTCACCGAGTTCAAGGTCGACGCGCGCGTCACCGGCTTCACGCGCGGGCCGACGGTCACGCGCTACGAGG
Above is a genomic segment from Streptomyces glaucescens containing:
- a CDS encoding HAMP domain-containing protein, encoding MESGAATRGTKTRAEGGPSLGKRRTAPSGSTTEVDTAALNRLLTALVAMRDGNFRKRLTVSGDGVMAEIAAVFNEVADRNLHLTGELSRVRRVVGREGKLTERLETGACEGSWAAAIDASNALVDDLVWPVSEVSRVLSAVAEGDLSPRMDLRTQAPDGTGHPLRGEFLKVGRTVNNLVDQLSTFTDEVTRVASEVGTEGKLGGQARLRGMSGSWKDLTESVNTMAHRLTAQVRDIALVTTAVAKGDLSRKVTVHVAGEMLELKETVNTMVDQLSAFSSEVTRVAREVGTEGELGGQAQVPGVAGVWKELTDSVNTMAGNLTAQVRGIAEVTTAVANGDLSRKVTVQARGEVAQLAETINQMTETLRIFADEVTRVANEVGAEGRLGGQANVPGAAGTWKDLTDSVNTVFRNLTTQVRDIAAVTTAVANGDLSQKVTVDVAGEMLELKNTVNGMVDQLSAFGSEVTRVAREIGDEGELGGQAQVPGAAGTWKDLTDSVNTAFRNLTGQVRNIAQVTTAVANGDLSQKVTVDVSGEMLQLKNTVNTMVDQLSSFADQVTRMAREVGTEGRLGGQAQVPGVSGTWKELTDSVNSITGNLTAQVRQIAQVTTAVARGDLSQKITVDARGEILELKNTINTMVDQLSAFADQVTRVAREVGTEGRLGGQAQVPGVAGVWRDLTDSVNGMAGNLTAQVRQIAQVATAVARGDLSQKITVDARGEILELKNTLNTMVDQLSSFAEEVTRVAREVGTEGKLGGQAEVQGVSGTWKDLTQSVNFMANNLTVQVRSIADVTTAVAKGDLSKKITVDAKGEILELVTTVNTMVDQLSSFAEQVTRVARQVGTEGILGGQAHVPGVTGIWKDLSDNVNLMAKNLTMQVRNISEVAAAVANGDLTRTVTIEARGEVAQLADTFNTMVKTLSSFAEQVTKVAREVGTDGILGGQAHVPGVAGTWKDLTESVNQMASNLTGQVRNIAMVTTAIAKGDLTKKIDIDARGEILELKTTINTMVDQLSSFAEEVTRVAREVGTEGQLGGQARVRDVDGTWRDLTESVNEMAGNLTRQVRAIARVATAVTRGDLNLKIDVDASGEIQELQDYINKMIANLRDTTIANKEQDWLKGNLARISALMQGRRDLDDVASLIMSELTPVVSAQHGAFFLAMPLADDKDLGGDNDDQYELRMLGSYGYSMGSMPTSFRPGEGLVGTAAKERRTILVEKAPSGYLKISSGLGEAPPAQVIVLPVLFEGTVLGVIELASFTPFTQIQKDFLNQIAEMIATSVNTISVNTKTEVLLKQSQELTEQLRERSAELENRQKALQASNAELEEKAELLAQQNRDIEVKNTEIEEARQVLEERAEQLAVSMRYKSEFLANMSHELRTPLNSLLILAKLLADNADGNLTPKQVEFAETIHGAGSDLLQLINDILDLSKVEAGKMDVSPTRIALVQLVDYVEATFRPLTAEKGLDLSVRVSPELPATLHTDEQRLLQVLRNLLSNAVKFTDSGSVELVIRPARDDVPQAIREQLLEAGSLTDPEADLIAFSVTDTGIGIAASKMRVIFEAFKQADGTTSRKYGGTGLGLSISREIAQLLGGEIHAQSEPGRGSTFTLYLPLHPGELPPHGYPQAVPSLSGGEAPALESGPSDVAIETPAEVRSYRETQNGAAALFRRRRRASAAEHRSPAPEQWRAAEEGAPQSRPGIRFGGQKVLIVDDDIRNVFALTSVLEQHGLSVLYAENGREGIEVLEQHDDVAVVLMDIMMPEMDGYATTTAIRRMPQFAGLPIVALTAKAMKGDREKAIESGASDYVTKPVDPDHLLTVMEQWMRGE
- a CDS encoding two-component system response regulator, with the translated sequence MVQKAKILLVDDRPENLLALEAILSALDQTLVRASSGEEALKALLTDDFAVILLDVQMPGMDGFETAAHIKRRERTRDIPIIFLTAINHGPHHTFRGYAAGAVDYISKPFDPWVLRAKVSVFVELYMKNCQLREQAALLRLQLEGGGKGAVGGGKEAAGLLAELSARLAAVEEQAEALSKQLDDESADAAAVATAAHLERKLTGLRRALDALEPGTGGAPPVHSEN
- a CDS encoding DNA translocase FtsK, which encodes MASRPSAAKKPPAKKTAAPAKAPVKRAAAKKPPAKRAPVKKAPARKAAAKKAPPQPAPSPTGGLYRLVRALWLGLAHAVGAVFRGIGQGARNLDPAHRKDGVALLMLALALIVAAGTWSNLRGPVGDLVEIIVTGAFGRLDLLVPILLAVIAVRLIRHPEKPEANGRIVIGLSALVVGVLGQVHIACGSPARSDGMQAIRDSGGLVGWGAATPLTHTMTEVLAVPLLVLLTVFGVLVVTATPVNAIPQRLRLLGVRLGLVRDLEPEEFGEDDERYEEQWREALPARRRVRPAEAHDPEDAEQEAPTRRRGRPRRSAVPQSGADRPMDAVDVAAAAAAALDGAVLHGMPPSPVVADLTQGVSAGDREHTATTPAPAAAPAPTPVPAARPEREQPGPAVPDLTKTPPSRPRDLPARAEQLQLSGDITYALPSLDLLTRGGPGKARSAANDAIVESLTTVFTEFKVDARVTGFTRGPTVTRYEVELGPAVKVERITALTKNIAYAVASPDVRIISPIPGKSAVGIEIPNTDREMVNLGDVLRLAESAEDDDPMLVAFGKDVEGGYVMHSLAKMPHMLVAGATGSGKSSCINCLITSIMMRATPEDVRMILVDPKRVELTAYEGIPHLITPIITNPKRAAEALQWVVREMDLRYDDLAAYGYRHIDDFNRAVREGKVEPPPGSERELQPYPYLLVIVDELADLMMVAPRDVEDAIVRITQLARAAGIHLVLATQRPSVDVVTGLIKANVPSRLAFATSSLADSRVILDQPGAEKLIGKGDGLFLPMGANKPTRMQGAFVTEAEVAAVVRHCKDQMTPVFRDDVVVGTKQKKEIDEDIGDDLDLLCQAAELVVSTQFGSTSMLQRKLRVGFAKAGRLMDLMESRNIVGPSEGSKARDVLVKPDELDGVLAMIRGESEA